In Flammeovirgaceae bacterium, the sequence ATGTTCGGCTACGAAGAGAATATACCTACTTATTCAGCGACTTCGATCCCAGCGGAACAAATGGCATAAAATTGCCTGCAGGCACCGATTATTACCAGGATGTGATTGTTGGTAACTATAACTCCGATGCCCGAAAAGCTTTTTTTACTAACCTCTCGGGCCGGGTGGGCGAATACTTCAATGGCCACCGATTTAACATTGGCGGCTCGGCTACTTACCGGTACATACCCTGGGGTTTTGCCTCACTCAACTTTTCCTACAACCGAATCCGATTGCCTGAGCCCTACAGCGATGCCGACCTGTTGTTGATTGGCCCGCGTATTGACCTCACCTTCACCCGCAGCCTCTTCTTTACCACCTTTATTCAATACAATAATCAAATCAACAACCTGAATATCAACTCCAGGCTGCAGTGGCGCTTCAGGCCGGTGTCCGACATCTTTCTGGTATACACCGACAATTATGTAACCGAAACCTTTACCGATACCGATGGCCGGTATTATGTAAAAGGCGACCCACGGCTCCGGGGCGTAGTGCTAAAAATCAGCTATTGGCTGAATATCTGAATTTTTTCTAACTGATAATCAATCGTTTACAAAAAGAAAAATAGATGTTTAAACATTTATTTTAGTTCCGGTGTTATACTTGCATGTCACAAACAGAAACAACTAAAACAATGATGAAAAAACTACACTTTATTCTGGCCGCGTTGCTGCTGAGCGGCAGCGTACTGGCTCAAACCACCTGGAACATCGACAAGGTCCATTCCAAAATCGGGTTCAGCGTGGTGCACATGGTCGTATCCGAAACGGAAGGCGTGTTTAAGGATTATTCTGCAACCGTAGTAAGCAAGAGCGATGATTTCAATGGTGCCGAAGTTACCTTCTCGGCAAAAGTAGCTTCCATTAACACCGAAAACGAAAGGCGCGATAACCACCTGAAGTCACCTGACTTCTTCGATGCGGAGAAGTTTCCTGAAATCACCTTCAAGGGTAACCTGGTAAAAGAAGGAAGCAAATACAAGCTGAAGGGTGACTTTACTATGAAAGGTGTTACCAAGAAGGTAGAATTTGATGTGGTTTATGGCGGCACCATCAATACCGGGCGCGGAACAAAAGCCGGTTTTAAAGTTACCGGAACAATCAACCGCCAGGAGTATGGCGTAAGCTGGGCCAACAAACTGGCCGGTGGCGAAATGGTAGTAAGCGATGATGTAACCCTGGTTATTAAAGTAGAACTGGATAAGCAAGCTTAATTAAAAAGGCCGGGGGTAAGTCCCGGCCTTTTTATTTTCAATGAAAATCGAAGAGGAAATAAAGCAATCAAAATTTGTAAGCCCGCACCAAAAGGCAGTGCTGAATCTTCTTTTTACAGCAAGCTGGTTACAGGCCCGCCATCAACAGTTTTTTAAATCCTTCGGCATTACCACCCAACAGTTTAACATCCTCCGCATCCTGAAAGGGCAGCATCCAAAAAGCCTGTCGGCCAAAGAAATTAAAAGCCGCATGCTCGATCAGAATTCGGATGTGTCGCGTATGCTGGGCCGGATGTTGGCTAAAAAACTTATTCAAAAGCAAACCTGCCCTGCCGATAAGCGGGCTACCGATGTTTTTATAACTGAAAAAGGAATAGAGTTGCTTAACCGCGTCAATAAGTTTCAACACGATCTTGATTCGACACTTCAACTATCGGAATCGGAGGCAACAGCACTGAGCAATTTACTGGATAAAAGCAGGGGTTAACGTAACCGCCTTAATTCATCCTTAACAAAAGCTATCAATTCACTGATGTACCCTGCGCTGAAATCAAACCGGATGCCGGCAGCATGATAGATTGCGGGTATACTTTTTAAATTACCCAGTTTCAATGCATCCATATAACCGGCAAGTCCGGCTTGCGGATTTTTACGGTAATTGCGCCACACGGCAATTGCGCCAAGCTGGGCCATGCCGTACTCAATATAATAAAATGGCACCTCGTACAGGTGAAGTTGTTTCTGCCACAAATAATCGCGGCTCACCTCGTGCCCCTGCCAATCCGTTACCGAATCGGTAAACGACCTAAAGATGGTATTCCAACTTTCTTTCCGTGCAGTTTCGGTATGATTCGGATTTTCATAAATCCAGTGTTGAAACTTATCGATGGTTGCTACCCACGGCAAGGTTTCGATGATGTCTTCCAGGTGTTCGCGTTTAGCCCGTTTTAATTCGTCCGGGTCAGAAAAAAATACATCCCAGTGATCCATCGAAATCAGTTCCATCGACATGGAGGCCAGTTCGGCCACTTCCGATGGGGTAGATTTAAAGTCAGTTAATTCCAGGTTGCGCGTTAAAAAGTTATGAACGGCATGCCCGCCTTCATGCATCATGGTAACCATGTCGCGCAGCGTGGTGGTGGCATTCATAAAAATAAACGGCACACCTATTTCGGCCAGCGGGTAGTTATACCCTCCGGGCGCCTTGCCCTTACGGGACTCTAAATCCAGGTGGCCCATGTGGCGCATAATGCCGAGGCACTGGCCCAGGTACGGATCGATTCTTCTAAAACATTCAATGGTCTTCTCCGTCAAATCGTTTCCGTCTGTAAAAGCTTTAAGCGGTTTACGGCCTTCCGGATCAACCGTTTTATCCCATGGTTTCAGCACATCCACTCCTAACTTTTGCTGGCGTTCGCTGGCCAGTTCATTGAGCAAAGGCACCACCTGTGTTTCCACCGACTGGTGAAAATCAAAACAATCCTGAGGCGTGTAATCAAACCGGCCCAGTGCTTTGAACATATAGTCGCGGAAATTGGCAAACCCGGCATTGGTGGCAACCCGGTGACGAAGGTTAACAAGTTTAGTAAACAGTTCATCAAGTGTTACCCTGTCCTGGAGTCTGCGTGAAGCAATCTTTGTGTAAACACGTTCGCGCAAGGCCCTGTCCGTCTCCATCAGTAATACCGATGCCTGCTGTAAAGTCATTTCCTTACCGCTGATTTCAACCATCATCGCACCCGAAATCTGGTTATACTTTTGTTGTTCCAGGTTTATTTCGGTAAACAGGGGCACGTTTTCATCGCGGTAAATTTCAATGTCCTTTTTAAGGTTGCGAATCAAAATATCAAATCCGGTTTCCTTTTCGAGTTCACCCAGAAAAGCCGATTCAGCAGCTTTGCGGTTCAGTTTATCCGATACCGGGGCAATTTCCGGCTGAATGGTCTCAACAAAAAACCGGTAAGCTTTGCTGTAGTCGTCATTATCGGTATAGCGGGTCATATTAATGTAGCGCCAGCCCAGGTCTTCTGCAATTACAGCTTCCAGTTCGCTGCGGTCGGTAAACCATTTGCGCAAGGCGTTAACCGAATCGATTTCCCGCTCAATCAATTCGTTAAAATAAGGCTTAAGGGCAGGCCACCCGGTTACCGTAAAGTCTGCGGGTAAAAACGTGCGCACGGGGCGCGAAATCTTTTCTACTTCAGGCATCAGATTTACAGATTAATTGAACGAACTTTCACCGCGGCAAAAATAAACTGAAATACAATACGCAGTGGAGATACTTATTTTCTTTCTCATCACGCTCCTTTCCGAAATCCTGGGCACGCTGGGTGGATTTGGTTCTTCCTTGTTTTTCGTTTCCATTGCTCAGTTCTTCTATAATTTTCAAACCGTGCTGGTACTTACCGGGTTGCTGCATGTGTTCAGCAACACGGCAAAACTTACACTCTTTTGGAAAACTATCGACTGGCGCCTGGTGCTCTGGCTGGGCATCTCAAGTGTTGTATTTGCCATTGGCGGTGCCTACCTGGTACGTCATGTAGAATTTGTTTATGCTAAACTCATCCTGGGTTTCTTTCTGATTGCCTTCAGTACACTCCTGTTTTTAAAACCCGATTATCGGGTGGATGCCACATTATTTAACTCTATCGGGGGCGGAGCGCTGGCCGGTTTCCTGGCCGGTTTTATCGGCACAGGCGGGGCTGTACGCGGGTTGGTACTTGCTGCATTCAATCTTGAAAAAAACGTTTTGGTTGGCACTTCGGCAGCCATTGATTTTGGCGTTGACCTGAGCCGCTCGCTTATTTACCTCGACAGCAATTACCTGCAACGCGAACAATGGTGGACAATACCGTTTTTAGTTGTGCTGGCCTTTGCCGGAAGTTACATTGGGAAACTGATCCTGAACCGCATCTCGCAGCAAACCTTCAGGAAAATCCTGCTTGCATTGGTTTTTCTGATTGGCGTAATTATGCTGGCTAATGAATTATTTAACAAGCAATGAAACTGCTGATTGACATCATCGGCTGGAGCGGATCGGTAATGGTGGTGGCTGCCTATGGGTTGAACAGTTACCAGAAAATCAAATCCGATTCGCTGATTTTTCTTTTCCTCAACCTGGCAGGAGGAATTTTTCTGATTATTTATTCGGTGTACTATACCGCCTACGCCAACACCTTTATTAATGTGGTGTGGGTACTTATTGCCATACCGGCACTGATTAAACTGATAAGTAAAAAATGATTGAGGCCGGCAAAGAAAATTTCCGCATTCAGCAATGGGTAGCCGTTTCGGCTTCGGTTTTGCTGATTGTTAAAGCAGCCGCGTATTTTTTAACCGGCTCGGTGGCCATCTTAACCGATGCACTGGAAAGTATTGTAAACGTAATTGCCGGCTTTTTGGGATTATACAGTTTGTACCTGTCGGCCCAGCCACGCGATTCAAATCACCCGTACGGGCATGGCAAGGTTGAATTTCTTTCAGCCGGTATCGAAGGCAGTATGATTATGGTAGCGGGTATGCTCATCATCATTGAAGCCATCCGGAATTTACTTGATCCTTCCCCGCTTGTTAAATTGGATACCGGGATGGTGCTGATTGGAGGAACAGCCCTGATTAATGCCGCGCTTGGTTTCTGGTGTGTTCGCGCAGGAACAAAGAACAACTCGCTGGCGCTGCGGGCCAGCGGAAAGCATTTGCTATCCGATACGTATTCAACGCTGGCTATATTGTGCGGACTATTATTAATCTATTTTACAGGACTTGACTGGATTGACAGCGCTGTTGCCCTGCTATTCAGCCTGCTAATTCTTTACACCGGCTACAGGATAATCCGTACCTCGCTGGCCGGGATTATGGACGAACAGGATACCGAATTGCTGAACCGCCTGGCTACGCTACTCAATGAAAACCGCAGGGAAAACTGGGTGGACCTGCACAACATGCGCATCATCAAATACGGCAGCGCCCTGCACCTGGATTGCCACCTGACTGTACCGTGGTACCTGAACGTACACCAAGCCCACCGCGAAATTGATGAACTGGCCGCGCTCGTGCGCAAACACTTTGGCGATTCGCTGGAACTTTTTGTACACTCCGATGGCTGCCTTGATTTTTCGTGCCGCCTGTGTAATAAAAAAGAGTGCCCCCAGCGGAAGCACCCTTTTGAAAAACAAATTCAATGGACGGTGGAAAACATGGTGCGAAACAAAAAACACGAGATTAACTGAATTCGCAGCCAGCCTGCTTCATTTCATCGTGCAGCAAAAAAACTGCTTCTGACTAGCAGAATTCATCATTCTGAGCGAAGCGAAGAATCTCTTTATTTTATACAAATAAACCATGGGCAACAACCCTGCTTAATTACTTACTTATCCACATATTATTCTGCGCATCGGCATCGCCACTCAGCGGAACAACCAATTGAACCGATTGAATCTTTTTCTTTCCAACATTGGCCTTGTGATTATACACCTTCAATGATTTCCATACAGCCGGGCTTACCTCTTCGGTTGCCGAGGTGCCATCAGTAAATTTGAGCATGACTTTAAAATACACCGGCCTTCCACCTTTGTTTTCGATGGTGATTACATTACCCTTAACACCGGTAATGCCCACATCCATGTAACCCCAATCGAAATACCAGTTGTTCCAGAACCAGTTCAGGTTCTGGCCCGACACGCGGTTAAACACGAACATAAAATCATAGGGAGTCGGGTGTTTGTGCTTCCATTCATTCATATAGGCGTGCAGGCATTTCAGAAATACGTCCTTACCCAACAGCTGGTACAGCGAAATATACGATTGCGAGCCGATGGTGTATGAGTTCAGGCCGCTGCCTTCGGCTATATGGCTGGGCACCATTATCGGAAGCACCCGTTGCGAGCCGAGATAGGGCTGATCCCAATTACCGGATGGAAATACCTGCTCAATGAAATATTCAGAGAAACTGGCAAAGCCTTCGTCCATCCAGGCATATTTCTTTTCGTTAATGCCCATCATAAACGGAAAATACATGTGGCACATTTCATGGAGGGTAAGGCCCAGTTGTGCATCGGCATCGGAGACCTTTTGGCCAGTCCATTGTTCAATCATGGCGCCCGATATCTCCTGGTCGTTGGCCATGCCCGGAAATTCCATGCCTCCGCCCTGCAGCCCGTTAAAAATGGTGAAGTACCTGTACGGGAAAGGGTAAACGGGAAACTGGGTATGAAATACCTGCAATGACTTTTCGATGGATTCGAGTACTGCGCCAAACTCAGGGTGGTTAATCGGGTACGCCACGTTAATAAAATATTCGCCCATGGCATCGGTATAACTGCGGGCATCCCAACGGAAGTGGTCGCTCAGTGCAAAGGCAAAATCCGGAAAATCGGTGGCGGTGTACTTCCAGGTTTTGTTGCCGGATGCAGTTTTACGGAAATCGCCTTCGCCATACACAGTTACCGGTGTTTTACTGCTGCGGGCCTGATTAATACGCTGCTGTATAACGGTTGAGTAAACTTCCTGCGGATTGGCTGGCGCTACCGAAGCCCACACCATAAAATTGTCGGGTATGGTAAGTTCTATTTCATAATCAGAGTAATCGTGATAAAATTCGGTGGCAGCATCGTACACGATGCGATCCCACAGATCAATATCATCGAGCACAGCCATCTCGGGGTACCAGTAGGCTATAAACATGCTGGTGCTGTCAATGGCTCCGCTTCGCTCAAATCCGTTACCGGGTATTTCGTACTGCCACTCGATGTTCAGTTGCATTGTAGCTTTTGGTGCCAGTGGTTTTTTCAGCCGGATGGTATAGTTGGTGCCGCCATAAAAGGCTTGTTCTTCATCGCGCAAATCAACAGCCTCACCATCAACTATAATTTTTGTAATAAGTACCCCTTTATGATCGAGGAACGCATTTTCGCCACGATTGAAAAATCCGGCTTTACGCGAAGTGGGTTTGTAGTAATCATGATAGGTATGAAAAGTGGGGTTGCGGATGGTATCAACATTGTTGTTATAGTAGGTAATATCCGCCTGGCCTTTCAGTAGTTTGCCGTGCGGATCAACGGAAGCTTTAATTTTATATACCGAACGGTTTTGGGTATAGGTTGGCGATACGGAACCATCCCACTTGCGTGTGCCTTGCTGATAAGCCTTCTGGAATTCCAAAGGCATGTACAGCGACTGGCTAAAACAAATAAATGAACTTACAATCAGGGAGATAACAAGAAATCGGGTTTTCATTGGTTATGGGTTAAACATAAATGTAAGAATAAGGGTACAACTGATACTAAAAAAATTATCTGAAGTTTTTGTATTGCAAAGACTTCGCTGTTAAGCCTGGAACTGATTCGGCAAAAATCAGCGTAATCTGCAACGCAGAATGTTTTTACGGAATTACAGTACGAATTGTTTAGCCGATTTCAATCACAACATCATCGGTTAACGGATGGCCGACACAGGTAAGTACATAGCCTGCATCGCGTTCGGCCTGCGAAAGGCCTTCTTCTTCATCCAACTTCACTTTGCCCGAAACAGCTTTTCCGCGGCAGGCCGTGCACAGGCCGCTCTGGCACGAGTAGGGCAGGTCAATGCCCTGGTCGAGGGCGGTTTCAAGTATGGCGCGATTAGGTTCAACCATAATTTTATATTCCTGGCCATCGTAGCGGATGGTCACTTCGCGGGCCTTTGCTTCGCCTGCCGTTACCTGAACTTCCTGTTTTTTCTCCTTATCGATAGTACCTTGTACAAAACTTTCTTTAAATATTTTTTCTTTCGGGATGTTTTGCTGAGCCAGCAGCGTCTCCACGTTTTTCATCATGCCCTCGGGGCCGCACATCAGGTAGGTTGTTTTGTCAATGCCCCAGTTGGGAATACGTTCAAATAACTTCACCAGCATTTCATGATTAAGCAGGCCGGAATAGCCCTGCCAGTTCATCGGTGCGTTGTCTAGTACGTGGATCACATGAAGCCTGCCCTGGTAGTTGGTTTCCCATTTGGCAAGTTCGTCTTTAAAAATAATGCTGTCGATATCGCGGTTGCAATAAATAAGCGAGCACATGCTTTCAGGCTCCTGTGTTAAAATGCTTTTAATGATAGACATCATCGGGGTAATGCCCGACCCACCGGCAAACATAATGAGGTGGCGTTTGCGTTCTTTGTTGAACTCAGTGGTAAACTGCCCCATGGGCTCCATCACCTTCAGCGTATTGCCCACCTTCAGGTTGTCGGGCAGCCAGTTGCTCATCAGGCCGTTATCAACCCGCTTAACAGTTACCGCCAAATCGTTATCGACAAACGGTGAAGAACACAGCGAATACGCCCTGCGGACTTCTTTACCGCCCATCGGAACAATAAGAGTTAAAAACTGACCGGCTTTATAACTGATTTTACCCGATGCCGGCTGCTCAAATACGATGGTTATTGCATCCTTGGTTTCCTGAATAATGTTTTTGACTTGCAGATCGAAGTAATGCTGAGCGTTTTCTTCTTTCTTAGGCGCTTTTTTGAATAAACCAAATGCCACAATTAATTGATTTAGGCCGCAAATCTACAACAATTCAAAAGAAAAAAAGTTGCGGTTACAGGTTAAACCAGTAGGTAAACTTAAGTACCAATGCGCGGTTTTTACTCTGGAGTGGTTCGGGAAGGTAATTCTCGGTATAGACAATAAAGAAATCGGATGCTGGCTGAAAGCGCCACTGAAACCGCGCGTTCAGATTCATGTTATCGGCCAGGTTATTGTATTGTACAAACGTGGTGAGAAAGAGTTTATCAGTAAAGGTTAAATCCAGGCGGGGCCCTAATAATACCAACTGTGCCCTCCCGTAATTACCGGTAAGATCAACATCGTTGTAACTGAAGCGTATGCCCAGGCTGCCGTAGGGCTGGTAACGGTAATTCATTTCGCCATTAAAAACAACGCTCCCACCCGTATAAAACCCGCCAGCGATTCCTTCAACCTGGTAATTAAACAACTTTCGATTATCGGATTGGTACCGCAACTGAAACTGGTTCCACGAAAAAGCTTCACCGGCCAGGTAATTCTGCTCACCGCCAATGGGATTAAAATCCTGGGTAAGATACTGGTAGGTGTGTTGAAGACTTAATGAAAAAGAGGCGGTGCTCAGCAATGTAATTATATACCCTGCATTATAAGTCTGGTCGGTATTTCGGCCTCCGGGTATAAAGCCCCAGTTGCCTTCGGCAAACGGGCCATGATTGGCCACAATTTTACTTTTTGGATACATGAGGTACTCTACCCGTGTGAAACTTCCGGTAAAGCCGGGGTAAACATTCAGGTTAGGAACAAAGCCCGCTTCGGCATTATAATTTTTTCCCAGCAACTGCACCGCGCCCATCAAAGCCAGGTTACGGCCGAAGTACCCCAGAAAGGTTCCGGCTGAATACCGATCAGTAGTATTAAAATCATCGATGGACTGGTGGTAATACACATCGCCACGGAAGCGGGTGTCTTTAGAGTTGATGTTAAAATCAAATCCGAACACGCGGTTGTAGGTATTCAGTTTACGCACCGTATCGGTACCGGTAATCGTTTCGCGTACCAGGCTGGGGTGGTAAAACCGGTCCGGGTCATATTCATCGCCTAAGCCCAGCGATTGTTTATTTACAAAAAAGAAATCCACATTTGAGCGCGCCAATACCTGGCGTTGTACAATGGCCATCGTATAATTCTGATTGGGCAGACCCAGCGATCGGGTCTCGCGGGTTTGCAGGTTAAGGAGGCCAATGCGCCAGTCTTTACCCAGTTTACCGCTCAGCCGCGCGCCATATAAAATGGGTACCCTCCTGAGGACATCGGATGTATCGGCTGCCAGTCCGAGTCTGCGTGTAAATAACGGGCGCGAATCCGGAAAACCGGGAGCAGCAAATAAATCGCTGTTCTCCAGAAAGAACTGCCTGCGTTCGGGGAAGTTAAACTCAAAACGCGTGAGGTTGATAACCTGCTGATCCACTTCTACCTGCGAAAAATCGGGGTTAACCGTAAGATCAAGGTTAAGCGAAGGCGTTAATCCTACTTTTGCATCAAAGCCAACCAATAGTTCATTTTTAGCAGGCACGTTATTCTCTTTATCGGTAAACGATGAGCCCGCCAGGTAAGGAATAAGCGAAACATTGGTTCCCGGCTTGGGCAACTCATCATCCCAGATCAATTTGCCGCTCCAGGCAAACGAGGCGGGCAGGTATTGCACGGGTGTGGCAATCCAGCTTGAAACCTGGTTGCGTTCCAAATCATTGCGCAGCACGTTAAAGTTCCACTCGCCCCGGTTGTAGCGGATGGACTTAAACGGAATGGCCAGTTCGGCTACCCATAGTGTATCCGTACGGGTTACCGCACTGTACCATTTATTATCCCAAAAGGGTGAAAAACTTTCGGGCTCGGCACCGCCATTGGCCATGAGTCCTTCGCGTTGAACGCCATAGGGAGAAATATTAAAATAGAAGCCGTTGGTGTAATCGTTGTACGGATCAAAATAGAATCCCACGTTGTCGTTAAACCGGAAATCAAAATCCCTGCGCAGCGATTGTACTACCGGTCCGAGGCCGTCATCCTGGCACTCAAAGGCCAGGTACAGGTTGTGGTCATCAAAGGCAATGCGTACCGTAGTTTCATTAACGGGCGGAACCGAATCATACGGTTTGCTCATCCAGAAGCCGGTAGCCACGTTTGCCCTTTGCCAGGTTTCCTCATCAAGGATGCCATCAACCACGATGGCATCGCGTACGCGGCCCGCATGGTACGCGGTACCTTGCTTATGTTGGGCGGTAAGGATAAGCGGTAGTGCCGTTGCAACAAAAATCAGGGTGCGTAAAAAAAACATGGCGGTAAAGCTATTCAAATTGTCGGGCCGATGCTGTCCGCTAACGTAAAAGATAACCGCATAGTTTTGTTATTTTTACAACTTAATAACCTGTTGTGCAGCTAACACCCCTTACCGCCATCTCACCGGTTGACGGCCGGTATTTTGCCACTACCCAAACCCTTGCGCCTTACTTCAGTGAATACGGCCTGATGCGCTACCGCGTTCAGGTTGAGGTTGAGTACTTTATTGCCCTTACCTATACCCTGCCCCAACTTGCCGGTGTTCCCAAAACCGCTGAAGATACCCTGCGTAACCTGTACCGGAATTTCTCGGAAGCCGATGCACACGCCATAAAGGAAATTGAGAAAACAACGAATCACGATGTGAAGGCGGTTGAATATTTTCTGAAAAAGAAACTCGAAGAAATGGGCCTCGGCAAGCACAAGGAGTTTATTCACTTTGGCCTCACCTCGCAGGATATCAACAACACAGCTATACCGCTATCGCTGAAAGCGTTTTTGGAGAACGAATACCTGCCCGCTATTCAAAAATTAATGAGCGACTTCACCGTTCTATCGGTGCAGTGGAAAGATGTGCCCATGCTGGCCCGTACCCACGGCCAGCCCGCTTCGCCTACGCGACTGGGAAAAGAGTTGTATGTATTTATTGAACGCGTAAACCGCCAGCTCGATTTACTCAAAACCATTCCTCACTCGGCCAAATTTGGCGGTGCCACCGGCAACTTTAACGCCCACCATGCCGCCTACCCCGATATTAACTGGGGGCATTTTGCCAACACGTTTATTTCGAACCAACTGGGCCTTGTGCGCAGCGAGCCCACCACTCAAATTGAACATTACGATAACCTGGCTGCCCTGTGCGATACCCTGAAACGGATAAACACCATACTGATTGATTTTTGCCGCGATGTGTGGCAGTACATTTCGATGGAGTACTTCCTGCAGAAAATCAATAAAGAGGAAGTGGGCTCTTCGGCCATGCCGCACAAGGTAAACCCCATTGACTTTGAAAATGCCGAGGGCAACCTGGGCTTTGCCAACGCCATGTTCGAACACCTTTCGGCCAAACTGCCCATCTCGCGCCTGCAGCGCGACCTGACCGACAGCACTGTGTTACGCAACCTGGGTGTACCCCTGGCCCACACGTGGCTGGCTGTTGCCTCGGTACACCGCGGCCTGGCAAAGCTGGAATTGAACCGGGATACCATTAACAACGATTTGGAAAAAAACTGGGTGGTAGTAGCCGAGGCCATTCAAACTATATTGCGCAAAGAAGGCTACCCCAACCCGTACGAGGCGCTGAAAGAACTTACGCGCAACCACACCCGACCCGGGCGGGCTGAATTTGAAAATTTCATCAACAACCTGCAGGTTGATGAAAAATTAAAGCAACGCCTGAAGGCCATTACACCATTTACGTACACAGGTGTTTAAACAACGAGCAGGTAGTTGCACAATAAATATATCAGCATTTTTTAGTGTTTCTGCCGTTAAATTTGTCTTGTTGCTATAAGCGAAGTATCTTCAATGATGGTAGCGGGTTGTTGCCAGCAATAGCGCGGGACAGATGAGATTACTAACATTATTTCTGACGACAATTATTTCACACACGACTTTTGGACAAGTTGTTAACTCGGTGACGGCTGACAACACAGGAATGTTCTATTACTCAGTGGACTCATTAATACAGACGTTTGAAAAAGAAAAAAGAATTGAGAAAATAATTTTAAACGCGGACTGGTCGATAATTCAAGATTTCCCAGAGACGATTAGGAATATCAGAATCATAAAGCAGGACAAGACAAAGAATTATAAAACAAAAGACTTCGGTGACAATGATGTTTTATTCAAAATCAACGGACTGACAATAATTCGTGACCAAGTAACTCTATCAATTGGGACATATGAGAAAAGAGATAAAGGGACGACTTTTTTCGCTGACGGAGCTTATATTTTTTATTTCAAATATTTACCGGAGACAGGGACGTACAAATTGACGAAGATAAAAAGTGGAATTGTGTTGTAAGCGCTACAGCTGGCAACACCAGGTTTGTTTAATGGCGGGCGACACAGTCGCCCGTAGTGTCAACAAGTTTATTTATATTCGTGTAGGCGGACAAATCCGTTGGATTTATCCGCCACTAAACAAACCCAAAACGTTAGTGGCAATGGTAGGTCGACCACGCAAAACCCGACAGACCGACCTCTGACAGACAGCAACCCCACAACTGCCGACACAGAAAAAAAATAAAAAATGCCCACTACACGGAAAATTTTTTAGCCTACGCTATTGGCACATTTGGGGCTGCTCCACCCGCAAACCCGACACACAATAGCCCCAAAAGAGCCAATCCCTACGCTCTAACAGACGACAATAAGATAAAGGGAAATAATTTTACACTTTCTCTACCAACAACCTTTCACAAACCGTATGACTTAACGTTTCAGACAAGTGTTTTCCATAGCTGACAACCATTGTATTGTCAAACGGTTCAACCGATTTTATTTTCACTTTTAAGCCTAAGCTCAATTCACGGCTGTTTAAAAATTTCAAAAATTCACTGGAAGTATCGATTACCGCAGACAGATTTATGGTGTCCCCTGCCTTACATTCACTCAACTTGCTGTATTCTTTCCAAACCATTTTACCGTTTTTATCGGGGATTGGTGAACCGTGAGGGTCTAATTTTGGGTAGCCAAGCAGTTCATCCATTTTTGCAAAAAATTCGGGCGACTGAATATGTTCTATTTGTTCGGCTATGTCGTGAACCTGTTCCCAACCAAAACCCATCTTCTCAACAAGAAACATTTCCGTAA encodes:
- a CDS encoding M1 family metallopeptidase, which produces MKTRFLVISLIVSSFICFSQSLYMPLEFQKAYQQGTRKWDGSVSPTYTQNRSVYKIKASVDPHGKLLKGQADITYYNNNVDTIRNPTFHTYHDYYKPTSRKAGFFNRGENAFLDHKGVLITKIIVDGEAVDLRDEEQAFYGGTNYTIRLKKPLAPKATMQLNIEWQYEIPGNGFERSGAIDSTSMFIAYWYPEMAVLDDIDLWDRIVYDAATEFYHDYSDYEIELTIPDNFMVWASVAPANPQEVYSTVIQQRINQARSSKTPVTVYGEGDFRKTASGNKTWKYTATDFPDFAFALSDHFRWDARSYTDAMGEYFINVAYPINHPEFGAVLESIEKSLQVFHTQFPVYPFPYRYFTIFNGLQGGGMEFPGMANDQEISGAMIEQWTGQKVSDADAQLGLTLHEMCHMYFPFMMGINEKKYAWMDEGFASFSEYFIEQVFPSGNWDQPYLGSQRVLPIMVPSHIAEGSGLNSYTIGSQSYISLYQLLGKDVFLKCLHAYMNEWKHKHPTPYDFMFVFNRVSGQNLNWFWNNWYFDWGYMDVGITGVKGNVITIENKGGRPVYFKVMLKFTDGTSATEEVSPAVWKSLKVYNHKANVGKKKIQSVQLVVPLSGDADAQNNMWISK
- a CDS encoding ferredoxin--NADP reductase, whose product is MAFGLFKKAPKKEENAQHYFDLQVKNIIQETKDAITIVFEQPASGKISYKAGQFLTLIVPMGGKEVRRAYSLCSSPFVDNDLAVTVKRVDNGLMSNWLPDNLKVGNTLKVMEPMGQFTTEFNKERKRHLIMFAGGSGITPMMSIIKSILTQEPESMCSLIYCNRDIDSIIFKDELAKWETNYQGRLHVIHVLDNAPMNWQGYSGLLNHEMLVKLFERIPNWGIDKTTYLMCGPEGMMKNVETLLAQQNIPKEKIFKESFVQGTIDKEKKQEVQVTAGEAKAREVTIRYDGQEYKIMVEPNRAILETALDQGIDLPYSCQSGLCTACRGKAVSGKVKLDEEEGLSQAERDAGYVLTCVGHPLTDDVVIEIG
- a CDS encoding carbohydrate binding family 9 domain-containing protein, which gives rise to MFFLRTLIFVATALPLILTAQHKQGTAYHAGRVRDAIVVDGILDEETWQRANVATGFWMSKPYDSVPPVNETTVRIAFDDHNLYLAFECQDDGLGPVVQSLRRDFDFRFNDNVGFYFDPYNDYTNGFYFNISPYGVQREGLMANGGAEPESFSPFWDNKWYSAVTRTDTLWVAELAIPFKSIRYNRGEWNFNVLRNDLERNQVSSWIATPVQYLPASFAWSGKLIWDDELPKPGTNVSLIPYLAGSSFTDKENNVPAKNELLVGFDAKVGLTPSLNLDLTVNPDFSQVEVDQQVINLTRFEFNFPERRQFFLENSDLFAAPGFPDSRPLFTRRLGLAADTSDVLRRVPILYGARLSGKLGKDWRIGLLNLQTRETRSLGLPNQNYTMAIVQRQVLARSNVDFFFVNKQSLGLGDEYDPDRFYHPSLVRETITGTDTVRKLNTYNRVFGFDFNINSKDTRFRGDVYYHQSIDDFNTTDRYSAGTFLGYFGRNLALMGAVQLLGKNYNAEAGFVPNLNVYPGFTGSFTRVEYLMYPKSKIVANHGPFAEGNWGFIPGGRNTDQTYNAGYIITLLSTASFSLSLQHTYQYLTQDFNPIGGEQNYLAGEAFSWNQFQLRYQSDNRKLFNYQVEGIAGGFYTGGSVVFNGEMNYRYQPYGSLGIRFSYNDVDLTGNYGRAQLVLLGPRLDLTFTDKLFLTTFVQYNNLADNMNLNARFQWRFQPASDFFIVYTENYLPEPLQSKNRALVLKFTYWFNL